The sequence TATCTTTTTCAAGGTAGCCTCTTATTATAGCTTCAGTAGGGAGGTGGATATCAAGCTGCAACTTGGATTCTGTCATGCTCTCCAAGACAAATTCAAGTATAATGGCCTCAGGGCTGTCGTGAAGGCAGAGACAAGACCCACCGTACACCATTCCTTTTCAAATGGCGCTTGTAGAAGGCGCTGTCATATCTGTTACGTGCAAATCTATCCAGCTTATGGACGATAACGGTATCAAATAAACAGTTATTGCTATCTTTTATCATCTGAAGAAACTGGGGTCTGTTATCTGTAGTTACAGAGCGTGCTTCATCTTCGTACACTTTAACTATTTGAATTCCATTTCTTTCTGCATACTCTTTGATTGCCCTTGATTGGGCTTTAATAGACCCTTCTCTTTGGTTATCAGAGTTGTAACGGCAATATATAGCTGCTGTCACTTTAATCACCTCGCAAGTACTTTGATTATGACAACTTCATGTAGAATAAATTTAACCCAAAAGAACACCAGTTCGACTGGAGTTCGAAATAAAAGTCACTAGATATACTCTAGTAACTTTTGATTTATGGTTCAAGATAGTTGATATTCTTATTTCGAACATACTATCATAAAGTTCAGTGAAATTAAAGCTTATAGTGGATTACTTTGAAATCAAATTAAATCCATTAACAGGATCCCAGGTATATGAAAGACCCAGATTAGTTACAAAGTCGTAAGTTAGAGGTATATAATTTATATTCTTATAATTGATTATTGGATAAGTATTATTTACCCATAAGTTGTTGACTATTATGCCCTTATTGACTTTTGTTACATATGCAGACATTCCACTCCAAGAAGAGCCATCCGTGAACATATGTTTAAATTGCTTAGTATTCTTAAGTCCAATCGTCCTAGAAAACTTCAAATTACTAGCATCAGTCCAGTTATAATTTATATCAAGATAATATACTATATCAAAAGTTATAGGAATATAGGTTATATCTTTGAACAGAAGTGGAGGATATTTTGCATTTGCAGTGTTTATATTGACTCCATCAATTTTAACCGAAGTATTTGGAACTTTGGCAGAGATTTTTACGGGAGATGTAGCATTACTTCCACCAGAAGTAGAGGGAGTAGAGCTACCGCTATAAGGGCATCTTCCATTTGGATGTAAATGAGCAGGTTTACCTCCGCAGTGGTAGTGATAGTAGCCTAGTCCACTTACATTTTTGTTGTCTCTGTGTCCTCCGGAACTATCGGTTCGTCCGCTGTGTCCAAATGCAACTGATGATGTCAAAAGTGCAAATGATACTGCCAATAATGATGCTTTTTTCATAAAACGCTTTTTTTTCATTTATCAAAACCCCTTTATATATGAATTGGTATTACTTACAAGTTATCTTTAAAACTTTCTGTATACATTAGCTTTAGATTCTAAGAGTTAAAATATCTCAAACACTCCCAATGGCTCAAAATAAACTATGTAGTTATCTACTGTAGCAAATAACCCGTGTTTTTCTCTGTAGTAATTCAGGGCGCTTTCTATAAATTCCTCAGTAACCTCCAGAAAATATGCCAGCTCATGCCTATTTCTCACCCCTGATTTATAGGCATTCACTAAGTCTATAAGGCCTATAAGCTTTTCATATTCCCAGTTATGGGCTGTTTTCTCAAGCTTTCTATTGGAGACTTCCGATTGATCCAGTATGTCCCCCACAGTAGTGTAGTGGTGGCCTAGTTCTTCAGCTATTAAACAGGCCTTTTCTGCATTAGTAAGATTGTTGTTTATGGCAATATTGCTATCAGAATAGAGCCCCTTAAATATTTTCAAATTATATCTTACAGCCCCTTTAATACCTTACAATCCTTAAATTAGAGTATATTTCCACCTATTCCTATAAATAAGCTGATATGAATATCTCATATCAGTAGCTTATCAAAACTATTTACTATACTCTTCTAACAACTTTAGAATATCCCTAGAACATCAAGTTCCTTTAGGGTGGAGCTCCTTGCACCTTCCCAAAGTACAAGCCCCTGTAACTGCCTTTATATCTGAAAGGCTTTTAGCCCCATTATCTATAGCGTCAACTATCTCTTGCTCGGTTACATTGGAGCAGTAGCATATTATAGTGGACATGGTGTTAATCCTTCTTTCTTTTAGAAAGCACATACTTCTTGAAATTCTCAATTTCTTGTAACTCATCTTCGGTATACTCGTCTCCATCGTGATGGGCCGCTATGATATGTACTTCTTCTATATTGCGAACATCCGTCCTGCCTAGAAGGTAGTCTAGAGATACGTTGAAAAAATCAGCTATTTTTTCTAATAACTCTAATTCAGGAACTTGCTTTCCTTGTTCATATCTTGAAATAGAGCTTTTATTCAAAAAAAACTTTTCAGCTAATTTTTTTTGAGTAAGATTTCTTTCTTGTCTTAGCTCTTTAAATCTTTGTTCAAATGAAGTCAAGACAACATCACCACCTTAATATACATTATATTGTAAGTTGCTTAAAAAGAAATAAAAATTGCGTAAGAAGAAACTTTTTTACTAAAGAGGTTGATAGATTGCGTGAAAAGCATATAATAGAGATAATTAAGTTGCATTAAAAACAATTTCCGGGGGTGGAATTTTGGAAAAAGAAAAGTTAATATGGATGAAAAAATTCTAATTAGTATAAAACCTGAAACTAAAGCACATATTTCTGGCTCTTAAAGATTTATAGATTCTAAAAGTGATATGTTGATTCAGATTTCAGATGTTTTTGTTGGAACTCTAAGGAACATTAGAACAGGTAATCTCAGAGCTTCTTTATCACTCTGATAGCATACAGAACTTAAATATATTGTAACTTTTCAAATCAATTCTAGGATAGCATTATCAAGAATACTCGTTTGGTGTCTTTTTATCTTCTTCAATGTGTTCACAAAATGGAGTTATCTATTTAGATTATGCTTATTGTTTGATATAATCTAGAGAAAAGCTAATAACTACAATCAGGGGGTAATGGAGTGGCAGAACTAGGAGCAATAATGACATGGACTTTCACAGGGGAAACAGGGATTCCGAATGAAATAGGAGAAATCCTTGTAGATGGAGAAGTTCCAGAAGTAGCATACAAGACTATAAGGGACGTAGCAGTAATAACAAACAAGAGAATCATAATAGCGGACAAGCAAGGTATAACCGGAAAGAAGGTAGAGGTATATACGATACCTTTCAAGTCCATCGTAATGTACTCAAGCGAAAATGCTGGACTATTAGACTTCAATGCGGAGCTTGAGCTTTGGACTAGGGCAGGCAAGTTCAAGCTGAATCTAAACAGGGGCGTAGATATCAGAAAACTGGACAGGATAATCGGAAAGCACATATTATAGGAAGAAACTCGACACAAATATCAAATGTGTCTGTATCGAGTCTACCATAAAAAGCCTCAAGGCCTGAACAATTAAAAATTCGTTCAGGCTTTTTACATACAGAAAGGAGGAGCCCATTTGAAAAAGCATAAGCAGTTCGGAATAATGGTTGGTTTAAATAAAAAGTCATCTTTTGAAGGTTGGTTCTGCAAGATCGACGACAGAGAAAACGATTTGATGATATCAGTTATATGGGGATATACGACAGATGAAAAGACAAAACATTCCTTTATCCAGTTTCAAGACTCTCTAGAGCATAGAACTAGATATATTCGCTATCCCATTGAAGCGCTGAGCTGGACAGAGGACCCTTTTACGCTGAACATAGGGAAGAATCGACTGTCCCAAGAAGAGATGAAACTTGAATTCGTATCAGAGGGAGTGGAAATCAAAGGTGAGTTTCGCTTTGGAGAATTCGAGACGATAGAGGAATCGTTCCTAAAGCCAAATATAATGGGCTGGCTGAGCTATCTTCCGAATGAATGCAATCACGCCATCATAAGCATGAATCATAGAGCTTGCGGCAGTCTTAAAATAGGTGGCAGTGAGTGGGAGATTTCAGAGGCCGACTCCTATATAGAGAAAGACTGGGGTACAGGCTTTCCAGAGGAGTACGTATGGGTTCAGGACAACAGCTGGGAAGGCAGTTCTGTAGTCTTCAGCTACGCCTCTGTTCCGATGCTTGGAAAGCACAGGAAGGGCTTTTTTCTACTGCTCCACCACAGAGGCAGAGAGTACAGGTTCAGCAGTATAGAGGGAAGCAAGATGCTGGACTTCAAGGCTACAGCGGAAACATTTGAAGCCACAATCAAGAAAGGGAAGTACATATTGAACCTAAAGGCAAGGCAGCTGAACCCAGTGGAACTGGCTTCGCCGGACTCGGGAGAGATGAAGGCCAAGATAAGGGAGTCGCTAGACGGCAGGATTGAGTTGAGTTTAGACGAAAAAAACGGAAGGCTGTTAAGCCTGGAAAGCGAAAGGGCATCTATAGACATCGACTTTGGGAAAGCAGCTGTTTCAGATTAAATTTGCACAACTGAAGATTATCCATTAGAATTGAGAGAGTGATTTGAGGTGTTAGGAATATATAATTTCAGGGGTGGTAATTATGCCAGACAGATTTGCTATGGGCATACATGTAAATATGCTTGCATTGGCGGTGCTTGCTCTCATAGCTTTAAATATAAGAAGACGTCCAGACAGGGAAGACTACGTCCAGAAGACTTACTGGGCTATGGTTATGGCCAACACGGTGATGATACTTATAGACATAGCGGTGGATACGCTAAATGGAAGAGACGGTGAAGCGCTGAGGTCACTTCATATTGGGGTAGAGACTGCTGAGTATGCGCTAATACCGTTAGTTGGGATGATATGGACCACTTATGTGGAGCAGAGGATAGACAGGTAC is a genomic window of Andreesenia angusta containing:
- a CDS encoding recombinase family protein, translated to MIKVTAAIYCRYNSDNQREGSIKAQSRAIKEYAERNGIQIVKVYEDEARSVTTDNRPQFLQMIKDSNNCLFDTVIVHKLDRFARNRYDSAFYKRHLKRNGVRWVLSLPSRQP
- a CDS encoding YHYH domain-containing protein, yielding MKKKRFMKKASLLAVSFALLTSSVAFGHSGRTDSSGGHRDNKNVSGLGYYHYHCGGKPAHLHPNGRCPYSGSSTPSTSGGSNATSPVKISAKVPNTSVKIDGVNINTANAKYPPLLFKDITYIPITFDIVYYLDINYNWTDASNLKFSRTIGLKNTKQFKHMFTDGSSWSGMSAYVTKVNKGIIVNNLWVNNTYPIINYKNINYIPLTYDFVTNLGLSYTWDPVNGFNLISK
- a CDS encoding ImmA/IrrE family metallo-endopeptidase — encoded protein: MKIFKGLYSDSNIAINNNLTNAEKACLIAEELGHHYTTVGDILDQSEVSNRKLEKTAHNWEYEKLIGLIDLVNAYKSGVRNRHELAYFLEVTEEFIESALNYYREKHGLFATVDNYIVYFEPLGVFEIF
- a CDS encoding (2Fe-2S)-binding protein, whose product is MSTIICYCSNVTEQEIVDAIDNGAKSLSDIKAVTGACTLGRCKELHPKGT
- a CDS encoding helix-turn-helix domain-containing protein; translated protein: MTSFEQRFKELRQERNLTQKKLAEKFFLNKSSISRYEQGKQVPELELLEKIADFFNVSLDYLLGRTDVRNIEEVHIIAAHHDGDEYTEDELQEIENFKKYVLSKRKKD
- a CDS encoding PH domain-containing protein, which gives rise to MAELGAIMTWTFTGETGIPNEIGEILVDGEVPEVAYKTIRDVAVITNKRIIIADKQGITGKKVEVYTIPFKSIVMYSSENAGLLDFNAELELWTRAGKFKLNLNRGVDIRKLDRIIGKHIL
- a CDS encoding tocopherol cyclase family protein, which produces MKKHKQFGIMVGLNKKSSFEGWFCKIDDRENDLMISVIWGYTTDEKTKHSFIQFQDSLEHRTRYIRYPIEALSWTEDPFTLNIGKNRLSQEEMKLEFVSEGVEIKGEFRFGEFETIEESFLKPNIMGWLSYLPNECNHAIISMNHRACGSLKIGGSEWEISEADSYIEKDWGTGFPEEYVWVQDNSWEGSSVVFSYASVPMLGKHRKGFFLLLHHRGREYRFSSIEGSKMLDFKATAETFEATIKKGKYILNLKARQLNPVELASPDSGEMKAKIRESLDGRIELSLDEKNGRLLSLESERASIDIDFGKAAVSD